A single genomic interval of Psychroserpens sp. NJDZ02 harbors:
- a CDS encoding lipocalin family protein, giving the protein MKTITLLLIAALTLVSCDNDDDSNTPTSETTVVGTWQLTHVYMDPGDGSGDFTSVTSSKTLTFDADGTVSSNTDMCIVASQTTSPTSGTYTTDGEISVDQCQNITLDFQLEQNTLMVYFPCIEACVEKYERL; this is encoded by the coding sequence ATGAAAACGATAACCTTATTATTAATTGCAGCATTGACCTTGGTTAGTTGCGATAACGACGATGACTCCAACACGCCAACATCAGAAACAACCGTTGTCGGAACATGGCAATTAACACATGTTTATATGGACCCAGGAGATGGTAGTGGTGACTTTACATCCGTAACAAGCAGTAAAACGTTAACTTTTGACGCAGACGGAACCGTTAGCAGTAATACAGATATGTGTATCGTAGCAAGCCAAACAACAAGTCCAACTTCAGGAACCTACACCACAGATGGTGAAATTAGCGTCGACCAATGTCAAAATATTACTTTGGATTTTCAATTGGAACAAAACACCCTTATGGTTTACTTTCCATGCATAGAGGCCTGCGTAGAAAAATATGAGCGTTTATAA